One genomic segment of Lytechinus pictus isolate F3 Inbred chromosome 18, Lp3.0, whole genome shotgun sequence includes these proteins:
- the LOC129281839 gene encoding uncharacterized protein LOC129281839 isoform X1: MAFNSVLQMYLDWANSLLCEHGIVINELKEFQDGRIFSLLVEILTGTRLFPSSEGCDDDDDISSLDRVQTILDYLTGLGIKLKVSASGVQKGELKSILDVIWAIILHFTIHSPDTPMQQKTVRSGKKQLIQWCASQLGETSLDTSKGLAQCFEKNNKLAELIGLFCSYSNSSAETYVNNLTSALIASEEHFGIAKSLLSPADVIKGTVEEHALTIYLALLRRKVTQLATDNDPSEKSSDINTSAGLPEGLTEETANSLSQTFSFKFMRSPSVSSTSAKPHPSSTSHRTPPSHDAVTGEGDNTEPVVRKKTAPLPSKIPVSSARLHQPPSKTEDSAPIPESSSRKRHQEATDEQKHMASSTDKGFKMPSGIPVRKTQKLSTIQPVQTSTPNSKQKQFLELNHQRDGVDDAGDIGQRGHAGLFLKQETEQQHGQRRMQKVGSDQNSTKRAEDRVELDLSDIEQDDEVNKEQLEEKTEKDVALDDRTSSIQKFTKTRIRDDRTLTEIEKNMTSAEVENKQMPTSSTKDNLRLREEKGGLSERQKRQDGEEEIKEHEKVDVKVSSRICAFVREDGDGARTAEGQVSRGRTKEDERKTNEADSSIEKSFTTEDLALLRRGEELSIMIPKGLDLSGSRSDELLSMLEAIGTEGKQLRQELNEAKAREDFLTKKLNERFSSQEEEVINRLVGELEMLRRENQRLFQELATAREAGAEDRKRCENLQAAVERLEMDVERLTAENFRLKFAADTGYQVTGDDLMAAMSDADTGFQSLPSPGKDGSRREIQDNVPSPILEAQSEHETRLLAMKTETESMRKLQELLTKAHAENRRLKAIQQSAESNTNHEVEMAKVKAELGLAQVEGERLREERAQLKKEVEEGRQEIEEQMQKYKELETIMVKYTREERESHRDAVKHGEERTDCVKETQKDSSSEVLMRSHPSGVQSEQNVRNNPMDHLGYQSEALHSFNVRGGQSGSATSDNFSNSAKEGILRNTYPKSSDDSGLAHKSLGNDFDEDSGRVDAKATVPTDQLVSRAFVIRNDGRGSMQELPSSKVSLTLPLASLDAGSDGTMHIDGEDDTQGALNYPRETPVAVVDWKYLAMSPSPENEMRTIAQYVARPRDLETPSEIESETESRASDLFMSSNVSSPIGRLLSASERRPSLGGLIVARAQTSPEGDQGDSPVYSGDSQVKDDTLIDESYLETSPDYVTADENSVGRTSAVNKQTVMYEASDSSKVLLREDGLTPYYTPMVQRNKLKFSSLSSSLESLRSISRKAREDIDAEHPTTDIVSKKEEPKMEQNVPTLEVERKWIQEELGRIRLDNNIPGEKYPDLARRLSEDKQFESIALSSSRENLPFLPPRNVPRWRKFQFRSRSSRTSEAMQQPSSLQSAVHSNGAGFRRSPTRTVSLTRLDMSVGTGDELLKTSPTLGLGTSLSYRQKTSPERSYVQRAVSPIRSSSDDMSDEYKPLPDELRKPHVLAERTPVKANKRTVPTQQTNPSSVQSLPPTHSLTNSGNDSKRKMTTASPSSKDIHPPLANGSMGGYETCSDPSIQPVLAGNASPPKSRDLPITGTGTDSKVTSGSLSRVSDPATGIVSTIPQHTKASKLSPHSKVVENPSGREDLFSTQTISDLQKPDLDKNGGSGGIFSPLTPNDLDTLAEKIIQEADSGVSLTGNASIKNGFPTNMYEHRLLSKDEQTYANSLIAKYIEHSQDKV; the protein is encoded by the exons ATGGCATTTAATTCAGTTCTTCAG ATGTACCTTGACTGGGCAAACAGCCTCTTGTGTGAACATGGCATTGTCATCAACGAGCTCAAAGAATTTCAAGATGGCAGGATTTTCTCACTGCTGGTTGAGATCTTGACGGGTACTCGGCTTTTTCCGTCCTCGGAG ggctgtgatgatgatgatgacatctCATCATTAGACAGGGTTCAGACCATCTTGGATTATCTCACTGGGCTGGGGATCAAATTAAAAGTTTCTGCATCAG gtgtacaGAAAGGAGAACTCAAAAGCATCTTGGATGTGATATGGGCAATCATTTTACACTTCACTATACATTCACcag ATACTCCCATGCAGCAGAAAACGGTGCGTAGCGGCAAAAAGCAATTGATCCAGTGGTGTGCTTCTCAGCTCGGTGAGACCTCTCTCGATACAAGCAAAGGACTTGCGCAATG CTTTGAGAAGAACAACAAGCTTGCAGAACTGATTGGGCTCTTCTGTAGCTATTCAAACAGCAGTGCG GAGACGTATGTGAACAACTTGACTAGTGCATTGATTGCTTCGGAGGAACATTTTGGAATTGCCAAGTCTTTGCTCAG CCCAGCAGATGTAATAAAAGGAACAGTAGAGGAACATGCCCTCACTATCTATCTTGCACTTCTCCGCAGAAAG GTAACACAGCTTGCTACTGACAACGATCCTTCGGAGAAGAGTTCTGATATAAACACCTCAGCAGGCTTGCCAGAAGGATTGACAGAAGAG ACTGCTAATTCCCTATCCCAAACTTTTAGTTTCAAATTCATGCGATCCCCCTCTGTATCATCAACATCCGCTAAGCCCCACCCCTCGTCCACCTCCCACCGCACCCCTCCCTCACATGACGCAGTGACGGGCGAGGGCGATAACACAGAACCCGTTGTACGGAAG AAAACGGCACCTTTACCAAGTAAGATTCCTGTATCAAGTGCCAGACTGCATCAACCACCGTCCAAGACTGAAGACAGTGCACCTATCCCTGAGAGTTCCTCAAGAAAGCGACACCAGGAAGCAACGGATGAGCAGAAGCATATGGCATCGTCAACGGACAAAGGCTTCAAGATGCCTTCAGGAATACCTGTCCGCAAGACCCAGAAGCTCTCGACTATCCAACCTGTCCAGACGAGTACGCCAAACTCGAAGCAGAAGCAGTTCCTGGAGCTTAACCATCAGAGGGATGGAGTCGATGATGCTGGTGATATCGGACAGAGGGGGCATGCTGGACTATTCCTGAAGCAAGAGACCGAACAGCAGCATGGACAAAGAAGAATGCAGAAAGTTGGTAGTGATCAAAATAGCACCAAACGGGCTGAGGACAGAGTAGAGCTAGACCTTTCAGATATTGAACAAGACGATGAGGTGAACAAGGAGCAGCTAGAAGAAAAGACGGAAAAAGATGTTGCTTTGGACGACAGGACTTCATCAATACAGAAATTTACAAAGACAAGGATTAGGGATGACAGGACATTAACTGAGattgagaaaaatatgacaagTGCTGAAgtagaaaacaaacaaatgcCAACGTCATCCACCAAAGACAATTTGAGATTGagggaagaaaaaggaggaTTGAGTGAACGACAAAAAAGacaagatggagaagaagagaTCAAAGAACACGAGAAAGTGGATGTGAAAGTGAGCAGCAGGATTTGCGCCTTTGTGAGAGAAGATGGAGATGGTGCCAGGACTGCAGAAGGACAAGTTAGCAGGGGAAGAACCAAAGAGGATGAGAGGAAAACAAACGAAGCAGACTCTTCTATTGAAAAGTCTTTCACCACTGAGGATCTTGCTCTGTTAAGGAGAG GTGAAGAATTATCGATAATGATACCAAAAGGTCTTGACCTCTCTGGCAGTCGCAGCGATGAGCTGCTCTCTATGCTGGAAGCGATCGGAACGGAGGGCAAACAGCTTAGGCAAGAGCTCAATGAAGCAAAAGCTAGGGAGGACTTCTTAACCAAAAAG CTAAATGAAAGGTTTTCCAGTCAGGAGGAAGAAGTCATCAATCGTTTGGTTGGAGAGCTAGAGATGTTGAGGAGGGAGAACCAGAGACTCTTCCAGGAACTAGCCACGGCAAGAGAGGCTGGAGCCGAGGACAGGAAAAGATGTGAGAATTTACAG GCCGCTGTAGAGAGACTAGAGATGGACGTAGAGCGACTGACTGCTGAGAACTTCCGTCTCAAGTTTGCTGCCGACACTGGCTACCAGGTGACTGGTGATGATCTCATGGCTGCTATGTCAG ATGCAGATACAGGCTTCCAGTCCCTACCATCTCCAGGAAAAGATGGCAGTCGTCGGGAGATCCAGGACAACGTACCTTCTCCAATCCTGGAGGCCCAGTCAGAGCATGAGACCAGACTTCTTGCCATGAAGACAGAGACAGAGAGCATGCGCAAACTCCAGGAGCTCCTTACAAAAGCTCATGCGGAGAACAGACGGCTGAAGGCCATTCAGCAGAGCGCTGAAAGCAACACCAACCATGAGGTGGAGATGGCTAAGGTCAAGGCCGAATTGGGTCTCGCCCAAGTGGAAGGTGAGAGACTGAGGGAAGAGAGGGCACAACTGAAGAAGGAGGTTGAGGAAGGGAGACAGGAGATTGAAGAGCAGATGCAGAAGTACAAGGAGCTAGAAACAATCATGGTGAAGTACACCAGAGAAGAAAGGGAATCTCATAGGGATGCTGTAAAACATGGTGAAGAAAGGACAGATTGTGTTAAAGAAACTCAGAAAGATAGTAGCTCTGAAGTTTTGATGAGATCACACCCTAGCGGGGTTCAGTCTGAACAGAATGTGAGAAACAACCCAATGGATCACTTGGGTTATCAGTCTGAAGCATTGCATTCTTTTAATGTGAGAGGTGGACAGAGTGGTTCTGCAACAAgtgataatttttcaaacagtGCAAAAGAAGGGATCCTGAGAAACACATATCCTAAATCATCTGATGACAGTGGACTTGCTCACAAGAGTTTGGGGAATGATTTTGATGAGGACAGTGGAAGGGTTGATGCCAAGGCAACTGTTCCAACAGATCAGCTGGTGTCCAGAGCTTTTGTTATAAGGAATGATGGTAGAGGATCTATGCAGGAATTGCCGAGCTCAAAGGTGTCATTGACATTGCCTCTGGCATCGTTGGATGCAGGAAGCGACGGAACCATGCACATAGATGGTGAAGACGACACACAGGGAGCTCTGAACTACCCGCGAGAAACACCTGTTGCAGTTGTTGACTGGAAGTACCTTGCCATGAGCCCCAGCCCAGAGAATGAGATGAGGACGATTGCACAGTATGTTGCTCGTCCACGTGATCTTGAGACACCGTCTGAGATTGAGAGTGAGACAGAGTCAAGGGCCAGTGATCTCTTCATGTCAAGTAATGTCTCCTCGCCCATCGGTAGATTATTGTCTGCTTCAGAGAGAAGGCCAAGCCTCGGCGGACTGATTGTTGCTCGGGCACAGACATCCCCTGAAGGAGATCAAGGGGACAGTCCAGTCTATTCTGGAGATTCCCAAGTTAAAGATGACACTCTGATAGACGAATCTTACTTGGAAACAAGCCCAGACTATGTCACCGCTGATGAGAATTCTGTAGGCAGGACCTCAGCCGTCAACAAGCAGACTGTCATGTATGAAGCATCGGATTCTAGCAAAGTGTTACTTAGGGAAGACGGTCTAACACCCTACTATACACCCATGGTGCAGCGGAACAAGCTGAAGTTCTCATCACTGTCCTCGAGCCTGGAGTCTCTGAGGAGTATTTCACGTAAAGCCAGGGAAGACATTGATGCAGAGCATCCTACTACTGACATTGTGTCAAAGAAAGAGGAGCCAAAGATGGAACAAAATGTGCCCACACTTGAGGTGGAAAGAAAGTGGATTCAGGAAGAACTCGGAAGGATACGCCTTGACAACAACATTCCTGGAGAGAAATATCCAGATTTAGCAAGGAGACTCAGTGAAGATAAACAGTTTGAATCAATAGCATTATCATCAAGTAGAGAGAATTTGCCATTTTTGCCACCAAGAAATGTACCACGATGGCGAAAATTCCAGTTTAGAAGTAGGTCATCTAGAACATCAGAAGCAATGCAGCAACCGTCATCCCTTCAATCTGCTGTACATTCCAATGGTGCAGGTTTCAGGAGAAGTCCTACTAGGACTGTGAGCTTAACGAGATTGGATATGAGTGTTGGGACAGGGGATGAGCTGTTAAAGACATCTCCAACACTTGGGTTGGGGACGTCTTTGAGTTATAGGCAGAAGACATCACCAGAGAGATCCTATGTCCAACGTGCTGTTTCTCCAATACGAAGCAGTAGTGATGACATGTCTGATGAGTACAAGCCTCTTCCTGATGAATTAAGAAAACCTCATGTATTGGCTGAGCGTACTCCAGTGAAAGCCAACAAAAGAACAGTTCCTACTCAGCAAACTAATCCATCATCTGTACAGAGCTTACCCCCTACTCATTCTCTGACTAACTCCGGCAATGACAGCAAAAGGAAAATGACAACTGCATCGCCATCAAGTAAGGACATACATCCACCACTTGCAAATGGAAGCATGGGTGGATATGAAACATGCAGTGATCCCTCCATTCAACCAGTTTTGGCTGGTAATGCAAGTCCTCCTAAATCTAGAGATTTACCGATCACGGGGACAGGCACTGACAGCAAAGTCACTTCAGGTAGTCTTTCCAGGGTTAGTGATCCAGCCACAGGGATAGTTTCCACCATTCCTCAACACACAAAGGCATCAAAACTTTCACCTCATTCCAAGGTAGTTGAGAATCCCAGTGGCAGAGAAGACCTATTTTCCACCCAAACGATATCCGACCTTCAGAAACCTGACCTTGACAAAAacggtggcagcggtgggatattTTCACCTTTGACCCCTAATGACTTGGATACTTTGGCTGAGAAGATCATCCAGGAGGCTGACTCTGGTGTGTCACTGACCGGCAATGCCAGCATCAAGAATGGATTCCCAACCAACATGTATGAACATAGACTATTGTCCAAGGATGAGCAGACATACGCCAATTCCTTGATAGCCAAGTACATAGAGCATTCGCAGGACAAAGTTTGA
- the LOC129281839 gene encoding uncharacterized protein LOC129281839 isoform X2 → MAFNSVLQMYLDWANSLLCEHGIVINELKEFQDGRIFSLLVEILTGTRLFPSSEGCDDDDDISSLDRVQTILDYLTGLGIKLKVSASGVQKGELKSILDVIWAIILHFTIHSPDTPMQQKTVRSGKKQLIQWCASQLGETSLDTSKGLAQCFEKNNKLAELIGLFCSYSNSSAETYVNNLTSALIASEEHFGIAKSLLSPADVIKGTVEEHALTIYLALLRRKVTQLATDNDPSEKSSDINTSAGLPEGLTEEKTAPLPSKIPVSSARLHQPPSKTEDSAPIPESSSRKRHQEATDEQKHMASSTDKGFKMPSGIPVRKTQKLSTIQPVQTSTPNSKQKQFLELNHQRDGVDDAGDIGQRGHAGLFLKQETEQQHGQRRMQKVGSDQNSTKRAEDRVELDLSDIEQDDEVNKEQLEEKTEKDVALDDRTSSIQKFTKTRIRDDRTLTEIEKNMTSAEVENKQMPTSSTKDNLRLREEKGGLSERQKRQDGEEEIKEHEKVDVKVSSRICAFVREDGDGARTAEGQVSRGRTKEDERKTNEADSSIEKSFTTEDLALLRRGEELSIMIPKGLDLSGSRSDELLSMLEAIGTEGKQLRQELNEAKAREDFLTKKLNERFSSQEEEVINRLVGELEMLRRENQRLFQELATAREAGAEDRKRCENLQAAVERLEMDVERLTAENFRLKFAADTGYQVTGDDLMAAMSDADTGFQSLPSPGKDGSRREIQDNVPSPILEAQSEHETRLLAMKTETESMRKLQELLTKAHAENRRLKAIQQSAESNTNHEVEMAKVKAELGLAQVEGERLREERAQLKKEVEEGRQEIEEQMQKYKELETIMVKYTREERESHRDAVKHGEERTDCVKETQKDSSSEVLMRSHPSGVQSEQNVRNNPMDHLGYQSEALHSFNVRGGQSGSATSDNFSNSAKEGILRNTYPKSSDDSGLAHKSLGNDFDEDSGRVDAKATVPTDQLVSRAFVIRNDGRGSMQELPSSKVSLTLPLASLDAGSDGTMHIDGEDDTQGALNYPRETPVAVVDWKYLAMSPSPENEMRTIAQYVARPRDLETPSEIESETESRASDLFMSSNVSSPIGRLLSASERRPSLGGLIVARAQTSPEGDQGDSPVYSGDSQVKDDTLIDESYLETSPDYVTADENSVGRTSAVNKQTVMYEASDSSKVLLREDGLTPYYTPMVQRNKLKFSSLSSSLESLRSISRKAREDIDAEHPTTDIVSKKEEPKMEQNVPTLEVERKWIQEELGRIRLDNNIPGEKYPDLARRLSEDKQFESIALSSSRENLPFLPPRNVPRWRKFQFRSRSSRTSEAMQQPSSLQSAVHSNGAGFRRSPTRTVSLTRLDMSVGTGDELLKTSPTLGLGTSLSYRQKTSPERSYVQRAVSPIRSSSDDMSDEYKPLPDELRKPHVLAERTPVKANKRTVPTQQTNPSSVQSLPPTHSLTNSGNDSKRKMTTASPSSKDIHPPLANGSMGGYETCSDPSIQPVLAGNASPPKSRDLPITGTGTDSKVTSGSLSRVSDPATGIVSTIPQHTKASKLSPHSKVVENPSGREDLFSTQTISDLQKPDLDKNGGSGGIFSPLTPNDLDTLAEKIIQEADSGVSLTGNASIKNGFPTNMYEHRLLSKDEQTYANSLIAKYIEHSQDKV, encoded by the exons ATGGCATTTAATTCAGTTCTTCAG ATGTACCTTGACTGGGCAAACAGCCTCTTGTGTGAACATGGCATTGTCATCAACGAGCTCAAAGAATTTCAAGATGGCAGGATTTTCTCACTGCTGGTTGAGATCTTGACGGGTACTCGGCTTTTTCCGTCCTCGGAG ggctgtgatgatgatgatgacatctCATCATTAGACAGGGTTCAGACCATCTTGGATTATCTCACTGGGCTGGGGATCAAATTAAAAGTTTCTGCATCAG gtgtacaGAAAGGAGAACTCAAAAGCATCTTGGATGTGATATGGGCAATCATTTTACACTTCACTATACATTCACcag ATACTCCCATGCAGCAGAAAACGGTGCGTAGCGGCAAAAAGCAATTGATCCAGTGGTGTGCTTCTCAGCTCGGTGAGACCTCTCTCGATACAAGCAAAGGACTTGCGCAATG CTTTGAGAAGAACAACAAGCTTGCAGAACTGATTGGGCTCTTCTGTAGCTATTCAAACAGCAGTGCG GAGACGTATGTGAACAACTTGACTAGTGCATTGATTGCTTCGGAGGAACATTTTGGAATTGCCAAGTCTTTGCTCAG CCCAGCAGATGTAATAAAAGGAACAGTAGAGGAACATGCCCTCACTATCTATCTTGCACTTCTCCGCAGAAAG GTAACACAGCTTGCTACTGACAACGATCCTTCGGAGAAGAGTTCTGATATAAACACCTCAGCAGGCTTGCCAGAAGGATTGACAGAAGAG AAAACGGCACCTTTACCAAGTAAGATTCCTGTATCAAGTGCCAGACTGCATCAACCACCGTCCAAGACTGAAGACAGTGCACCTATCCCTGAGAGTTCCTCAAGAAAGCGACACCAGGAAGCAACGGATGAGCAGAAGCATATGGCATCGTCAACGGACAAAGGCTTCAAGATGCCTTCAGGAATACCTGTCCGCAAGACCCAGAAGCTCTCGACTATCCAACCTGTCCAGACGAGTACGCCAAACTCGAAGCAGAAGCAGTTCCTGGAGCTTAACCATCAGAGGGATGGAGTCGATGATGCTGGTGATATCGGACAGAGGGGGCATGCTGGACTATTCCTGAAGCAAGAGACCGAACAGCAGCATGGACAAAGAAGAATGCAGAAAGTTGGTAGTGATCAAAATAGCACCAAACGGGCTGAGGACAGAGTAGAGCTAGACCTTTCAGATATTGAACAAGACGATGAGGTGAACAAGGAGCAGCTAGAAGAAAAGACGGAAAAAGATGTTGCTTTGGACGACAGGACTTCATCAATACAGAAATTTACAAAGACAAGGATTAGGGATGACAGGACATTAACTGAGattgagaaaaatatgacaagTGCTGAAgtagaaaacaaacaaatgcCAACGTCATCCACCAAAGACAATTTGAGATTGagggaagaaaaaggaggaTTGAGTGAACGACAAAAAAGacaagatggagaagaagagaTCAAAGAACACGAGAAAGTGGATGTGAAAGTGAGCAGCAGGATTTGCGCCTTTGTGAGAGAAGATGGAGATGGTGCCAGGACTGCAGAAGGACAAGTTAGCAGGGGAAGAACCAAAGAGGATGAGAGGAAAACAAACGAAGCAGACTCTTCTATTGAAAAGTCTTTCACCACTGAGGATCTTGCTCTGTTAAGGAGAG GTGAAGAATTATCGATAATGATACCAAAAGGTCTTGACCTCTCTGGCAGTCGCAGCGATGAGCTGCTCTCTATGCTGGAAGCGATCGGAACGGAGGGCAAACAGCTTAGGCAAGAGCTCAATGAAGCAAAAGCTAGGGAGGACTTCTTAACCAAAAAG CTAAATGAAAGGTTTTCCAGTCAGGAGGAAGAAGTCATCAATCGTTTGGTTGGAGAGCTAGAGATGTTGAGGAGGGAGAACCAGAGACTCTTCCAGGAACTAGCCACGGCAAGAGAGGCTGGAGCCGAGGACAGGAAAAGATGTGAGAATTTACAG GCCGCTGTAGAGAGACTAGAGATGGACGTAGAGCGACTGACTGCTGAGAACTTCCGTCTCAAGTTTGCTGCCGACACTGGCTACCAGGTGACTGGTGATGATCTCATGGCTGCTATGTCAG ATGCAGATACAGGCTTCCAGTCCCTACCATCTCCAGGAAAAGATGGCAGTCGTCGGGAGATCCAGGACAACGTACCTTCTCCAATCCTGGAGGCCCAGTCAGAGCATGAGACCAGACTTCTTGCCATGAAGACAGAGACAGAGAGCATGCGCAAACTCCAGGAGCTCCTTACAAAAGCTCATGCGGAGAACAGACGGCTGAAGGCCATTCAGCAGAGCGCTGAAAGCAACACCAACCATGAGGTGGAGATGGCTAAGGTCAAGGCCGAATTGGGTCTCGCCCAAGTGGAAGGTGAGAGACTGAGGGAAGAGAGGGCACAACTGAAGAAGGAGGTTGAGGAAGGGAGACAGGAGATTGAAGAGCAGATGCAGAAGTACAAGGAGCTAGAAACAATCATGGTGAAGTACACCAGAGAAGAAAGGGAATCTCATAGGGATGCTGTAAAACATGGTGAAGAAAGGACAGATTGTGTTAAAGAAACTCAGAAAGATAGTAGCTCTGAAGTTTTGATGAGATCACACCCTAGCGGGGTTCAGTCTGAACAGAATGTGAGAAACAACCCAATGGATCACTTGGGTTATCAGTCTGAAGCATTGCATTCTTTTAATGTGAGAGGTGGACAGAGTGGTTCTGCAACAAgtgataatttttcaaacagtGCAAAAGAAGGGATCCTGAGAAACACATATCCTAAATCATCTGATGACAGTGGACTTGCTCACAAGAGTTTGGGGAATGATTTTGATGAGGACAGTGGAAGGGTTGATGCCAAGGCAACTGTTCCAACAGATCAGCTGGTGTCCAGAGCTTTTGTTATAAGGAATGATGGTAGAGGATCTATGCAGGAATTGCCGAGCTCAAAGGTGTCATTGACATTGCCTCTGGCATCGTTGGATGCAGGAAGCGACGGAACCATGCACATAGATGGTGAAGACGACACACAGGGAGCTCTGAACTACCCGCGAGAAACACCTGTTGCAGTTGTTGACTGGAAGTACCTTGCCATGAGCCCCAGCCCAGAGAATGAGATGAGGACGATTGCACAGTATGTTGCTCGTCCACGTGATCTTGAGACACCGTCTGAGATTGAGAGTGAGACAGAGTCAAGGGCCAGTGATCTCTTCATGTCAAGTAATGTCTCCTCGCCCATCGGTAGATTATTGTCTGCTTCAGAGAGAAGGCCAAGCCTCGGCGGACTGATTGTTGCTCGGGCACAGACATCCCCTGAAGGAGATCAAGGGGACAGTCCAGTCTATTCTGGAGATTCCCAAGTTAAAGATGACACTCTGATAGACGAATCTTACTTGGAAACAAGCCCAGACTATGTCACCGCTGATGAGAATTCTGTAGGCAGGACCTCAGCCGTCAACAAGCAGACTGTCATGTATGAAGCATCGGATTCTAGCAAAGTGTTACTTAGGGAAGACGGTCTAACACCCTACTATACACCCATGGTGCAGCGGAACAAGCTGAAGTTCTCATCACTGTCCTCGAGCCTGGAGTCTCTGAGGAGTATTTCACGTAAAGCCAGGGAAGACATTGATGCAGAGCATCCTACTACTGACATTGTGTCAAAGAAAGAGGAGCCAAAGATGGAACAAAATGTGCCCACACTTGAGGTGGAAAGAAAGTGGATTCAGGAAGAACTCGGAAGGATACGCCTTGACAACAACATTCCTGGAGAGAAATATCCAGATTTAGCAAGGAGACTCAGTGAAGATAAACAGTTTGAATCAATAGCATTATCATCAAGTAGAGAGAATTTGCCATTTTTGCCACCAAGAAATGTACCACGATGGCGAAAATTCCAGTTTAGAAGTAGGTCATCTAGAACATCAGAAGCAATGCAGCAACCGTCATCCCTTCAATCTGCTGTACATTCCAATGGTGCAGGTTTCAGGAGAAGTCCTACTAGGACTGTGAGCTTAACGAGATTGGATATGAGTGTTGGGACAGGGGATGAGCTGTTAAAGACATCTCCAACACTTGGGTTGGGGACGTCTTTGAGTTATAGGCAGAAGACATCACCAGAGAGATCCTATGTCCAACGTGCTGTTTCTCCAATACGAAGCAGTAGTGATGACATGTCTGATGAGTACAAGCCTCTTCCTGATGAATTAAGAAAACCTCATGTATTGGCTGAGCGTACTCCAGTGAAAGCCAACAAAAGAACAGTTCCTACTCAGCAAACTAATCCATCATCTGTACAGAGCTTACCCCCTACTCATTCTCTGACTAACTCCGGCAATGACAGCAAAAGGAAAATGACAACTGCATCGCCATCAAGTAAGGACATACATCCACCACTTGCAAATGGAAGCATGGGTGGATATGAAACATGCAGTGATCCCTCCATTCAACCAGTTTTGGCTGGTAATGCAAGTCCTCCTAAATCTAGAGATTTACCGATCACGGGGACAGGCACTGACAGCAAAGTCACTTCAGGTAGTCTTTCCAGGGTTAGTGATCCAGCCACAGGGATAGTTTCCACCATTCCTCAACACACAAAGGCATCAAAACTTTCACCTCATTCCAAGGTAGTTGAGAATCCCAGTGGCAGAGAAGACCTATTTTCCACCCAAACGATATCCGACCTTCAGAAACCTGACCTTGACAAAAacggtggcagcggtgggatattTTCACCTTTGACCCCTAATGACTTGGATACTTTGGCTGAGAAGATCATCCAGGAGGCTGACTCTGGTGTGTCACTGACCGGCAATGCCAGCATCAAGAATGGATTCCCAACCAACATGTATGAACATAGACTATTGTCCAAGGATGAGCAGACATACGCCAATTCCTTGATAGCCAAGTACATAGAGCATTCGCAGGACAAAGTTTGA